A DNA window from Impatiens glandulifera chromosome 7, dImpGla2.1, whole genome shotgun sequence contains the following coding sequences:
- the LOC124909760 gene encoding protein FAR-RED IMPAIRED RESPONSE 1-like: MLDSTTKRKLELNDQAGITLSKSFQSFVVEAGGYDNLPFDERSCRNYISEARRLRLGDGDAEALSNYFCRMQSRNSNFFYVLDLDGESRIKNVFWADARSRATYDYFSDVITFDTTYLTNSYDMPFAPFVGVNHHGQSILLGCGLLSSENTESFIWLFKSWLTCMLGRAPKAIITDQCRAMEIAIAIEEVFPNSQHRLCLWHIMKKFPAKLGSHSQYKMIKKQLKTIVYNSLTVDECDENWQKMIKEFNLDNNIWLTSLHEERNKWMPVYVKDKFWAGMSTSQRSESMNAFFDDYVHSKTSLKQFIEQYDNALKSKIENEKKLDFISFNSIMPVITGYPIERQFQSVYTNTILKLFQDELRGLMFCNVSLVKEEETTLIFEVVETMLGIKGEPLRKVCFVVHYTGLDCQVKCLCRLFEFRGNLCRHVISVLIMNGVFEVPMNYIMERWCKNIKRGYQSITNLYDDHSCDDISYRRKILTPLIYEIQHLGEKNDKGCSILVDILKDAKDKLIAIDFEHSSAQNDCDLIPITNDGKKLKGVTISSVKTIHSPLKVRARGRPPTKRKQSVIEQIVKKSITKARKKV, from the coding sequence ATGCTCGATTCAACTACAAAGAGAAAATTGGAGTTAAATGATCAAGCTGGAATAACTTTAAGTAAAAGTTTTCAATCCTTTGTAGTTGAGGCTGGAGGTTATGATAATCTACCATTTGATGAAAGAAGTtgtagaaattatatttcagaAGCTAGAAGATTGAGGTTAGGGGATGGAGATGCTGAAGcattaagtaattatttttgtCGAATGCAAAGtaggaactcaaacttcttctatGTGCTTGATTTAGATGGTGAATCTcgaattaaaaatgttttttggGCGGATGCTAGATCAAGAGCTACATATGATTATTTTTCTGATGTCATTACATTTGATACAACTTATTTAACCAATAGTTATGACATGCCATTTGCTCCATTTGTTGGGGTGAATCACCATGGTCAATCTATTTTACTTGGATGTGGATTATTATCTAGTGAAAATACAGAATCATTCATATGGTTATTCAAATCTTGGTTGACGTGTATGCTTGGACGTGCTCCAAAAGCTATAATTACGGACCAATGTCGCGCAATGGAAATTGCAATTGCAATTGAAGAGGTATTTCCGAATTCTCAACATCGTTTATGTCTTTggcatataatgaaaaaatttcCAGCTAAATTAGGTAGTCATTCTCAgtataaaatgataaagaaaCAATTGAAGACCATTGTGTATAACTCCCTTACAGTTGATGAATGTGATGAGAATTGGCAGAAAATGATTAAGGAGTTTAACTTGGACAATAATATTTGGTTGACATCTCTGCATGAAGAACGTAATAAATGGATGCCTGTATATGTCAAAGATAAATTTTGGGCAGGTATGTCCACATCTCAGAGAAGTGAAAGTATGAATGCATTTTTTGATGATTATGTGCATTCTAAGACATCATTAAAGCAATTTATTGAGCAGTATGATAATGCTTTGAAGAGTaagattgaaaatgaaaaaaaattggatttcatttctttcaattCAATCATGCCCGTAATAACTGGTTATCCTATTGAGAGACAATTTCAAAGTGTGTACACTAACACAATATTGAAATTGTTTCAAGATGAATTAAGAGGATTAATGTTTTGCAATGTCTCACtagtaaaagaagaagaaacaacttTGATATTTGAAGTAGTAGAGACTATGTTGGGGATAAAAGGAGAACCCCTACGAAAAGTTTGTTTTGTGGTACATTACACTGGATTAGACTGTCAAGTTAAGTGTTTGTGCCGACTATTTGAGTTTCGAGGAAATTTATGTAGACACGTGATCTCCGTATTGATAATGAATGGGGTGTTTGAGGTTCCTATGAACTATATTATGGAGAGATGGTGCAAAAATATAAAGCGTGGGTATCAAAGTATTACTAACCTATATGATGATCATAGTTGTGATGATATCAGTTATCGACGCAAAATTCTCACTCCATTGATATATGAGATTCAACACCTTGGGGAGAAAAATGACAAAGGTTGTTCTATTTTGGTGGATATTTTGAAAGATGCAAAAGACAAACTAATTGCAATTGATTTTGAGCATTCAAGTGCTCAAAATGATTGTGATTTGATACCAATTACTAACGATGGTAAAAAGCTTAAAGGAGTGACAATATCTAGTGTAAAAACAATACACTCTCCACTAAAAGTACGAGCGCGAGGTCGTCCAcccacaaagagaaaacaatCTGTTATTGAACAAATTGTGAAGAAATCGATTACAAAGGCTCGAAAAAaggtttga